ATCTACAAGGACAACGTCAAGGACGTCATCGCCGACGGCTACGCGACCAAGGAGCAGGTCTGCACCGCGGCGTACGCCAAGTTCTGCGCCGAAGCCGGCATCAGCTGACCGACGCTGCAGTACCCGCCGGAACGACCACCGCCGCCCGGCACGGGAGCACCCTCCCGTGCCGGGCGGCGCCCGCCGGACGGGCCCCGACCCTCCCTTGAGAAGGAGACCCCGTGTCCGCGACCCCCCTGCTGGAACTCCGCGGGATCGACAAGAGCTTCGGTCCCGTCCAGGTGCTCCGCGACGTCGCCCTGACCGTCCACCCAGGCGAGGTGACCGCACTGGTCGGCGACAACGGCGCCGGCAAGTCGACCCTGGTGAAGTGCATCAGCGGCATCCACCCCACCGACGCCGGAGAGTTCCTGTTCAACGGTGAACCGGTGCACATCGGCAGCCCCCGCGACGCCGCCACGCTCGGCATCGAGGTCGTCTACCAGGACCTCGCGCTCTGCGACAACCTGGACATCGTGCAGAACATGTTCCTCGGTCGGGAGAGGCGCAGCGGCATCGTCCTGGACGAGCCGACCATGGAACAACTCGCCGCCGAGACCCTGGCAGGGCTCTCCATCCGCACCGTCACGTCGCTGCGCCAGCACGTGTCCAGCCTCTCCGGCGGCCAGCGCCAGACCGTGGCGATCGCCAAGGCGGTGCTGTGGAACAGCAAGCTGGTCATCCTGGACGAGCCGACCGCGGCGCTCGGCGTGGCACAGACCGCGCAGGTGCTCGAACTGGTCCGCCGCCTCGCCGACAACGGCCTGGCCGTGGTGCTCATCTCGCACAACATGAACGATGTCTTCGCCGTCTCCGACCGGATCGCCGCGCTGTACCTCGGCCAGATGGTCGCCCAGGTGAAGACCACCGACATCACCCACGCCCAGGTGGTCGAGCTGATCACCGCCGGGCGCTCGGGCGGGCTCGGCCTCGCCACCGACCCGGGCAGCAACGGCGACGGCCCGCAGGCGGCCGACTCGATCTCAGGAGGCGTCCGATGACCACCACCGCCGTGCGGAAGGACGGCCCGGCGGCCGTCACACCGACGCCGACCGTCGGGGGCCACGTCCGCAACTACCTGAGTCGGGTACGCGGTGGCGACGTCGGCGCGTTGCCGGCCGTGCTCGGCCTGATCGTGCTCTGCACCGTCTTCGCGATCATGCGGCCGTCGTCGTTCCTGTCGGCCGGCAACTTCGCCAACCTCTTCACCCAGGGCGCGGCGGTCACGCTGATCGCGATGGGCCTGGTCTTCGTGCTGCTGCTCGGCGAGATCGACCTCTCCGCCGGCTTCGCCAGCGGCGTCTGCGCGGCGGTGCTGGCCAATGTGGTCACCGTGCTCGGCTACCCCTGGTGGGTCGCGGTGCTCGCCGCGGTCGCCACCGGTGTGGTCATCGGCACCACGCTCGGCATGCTCGTCGCGAAGATCGGTATTCCGTCCTTCGTGGTCACCCTCGCCGGCTTCCTCGCCTTCCAGGGCGTCGTGCTGCTGCTCGTCAAGGATGGCACCAACATCTCCGTCCGCGACGACGTGCTGGTCGCCATCGCCAACCGCAACCTCGGCCCCACGTTGGGCTGGGCGCTGACCGCCCTCGCGGTCGTCGGCTACGCGGCGGTGCAACTGCTGCGCCACCGCAACCGGGCGGCACGTGGTCTGATCACCGACCCGATCGCGGTGGTGGCGCTGCGGATCGCCGGGCTCGCCGTCATCCTCGGCACCGCTGTGTACGTGCTCAACCTGGAGCGCAGCCGCAACGTCCTCATCGTCTCGCTCAAGGGTGTGCCGATCGTGGTGCCGATCATCGCGGTGCTGCTGGTCATCTGGACCTTCGTGCTGCAGCGCACCAGCTACGGCCGGCACATCTACGCCGTGGGCGGCAACCGGGAAGCGGCCCGCCGGGCCGGCATCGGAGTGGACCGGATCCGGATCTCCGTCTTCGTGATCTGCTCGTCCATGGCCGCCATTGGTGGCATCGTGGCGGCCAGCCGGGCCAACTCGGTCGACCCGAACACCGGGGGCAGTAACGTACTGCTCTACGCGGTGGGCGCAGCGGTGATCGGCGGCACCAGCCTGTTCGGTGGCAAGGGCCGCGTCTTCGACGCCGTGCTCGGCGGCGCGGTGGTCGCGGTCATCGAGAACGGAATGGGCCTGATGGGATACACCGCGGGAGTCAAGTACGTGGTCACCGGTGTCGTACTGCTGCTCGCGGCCAGCGTCGACGCGCTCTCCCGCCGCCGCGCGGCAGCCACCGGCACCCGCTGACCACGCGGGAGGTAGCACCGGCATGCGCCCAGGACCGAGCCAGGATGACGTCCGACGGCAGAACCTCGGGGCTCTGCTGAGGCATGTGCACGTCCACGGGGCGACCACACGCGCGGAACTGACCACCACGCTGGGCCTCAACCGCAGCACCATCGGCGCGCTCACCGCCGACCTGTCCGCGGTGGGGCTGGTCAGCGAAGGCGCGCCGAAGGAGACCGGCCGGGCCGGGCGACCGTCACTTGTCGTCCGGCCCGAGTCGGCCCGGGTCTACGCGTACGCGTACTCGGTGGAGGTGGACCGACTGCGCGCGGCCCGGATCGGGTTGGGCGGGGCGGTCCTGGACCGCCGCGACCTGGACAGACCACGCGGGCTGCTGGCCGCGGAGGCCGCGCCGCTGCTGGCCGGCGCGGTCAAGGAGATGCAGCAGTTGGTGCCGGCGGACGCGATCTGCGTCGGCGCCGGCGTCGCGGTCTGTGGCATGGTCCGCCGGGACGACGGCTTGGTCCGGCTCGGCCCCACCACCGGCTGGGTGGACGAGCCGATCGGCTCGGCCCTCGCCGACGAGTTGGGCATCGACGTACCGGTCACGGTGGGCAACGTGGCCGACGTCGCCGCGTTCGCCGAGCACGCACGGGGTGTTGCGGCCGGTTGCGACAACGTCCTCTACCTGTACGGCGACGTCGGCGTGGGTGCCGGCATCATCGCCGGTGGACGTCGGCTGACCGGGCACGGTGGGTACGGCGGCGAGGTCGGCCACATGAAGGTGGTCCGCGACGGCCGGCCCTGTGAGTGCGGCTCCCGGGGTTGCTGGGAGACCGAGATCGGCGAGCACGGTCTGCTGCGCGCTGCCGGACGTTCCGACGCCCGGGGTCGCGACGCCCTGCTGGCGGTCTTCGACGCCGCCGACCGGGGCGACGCCCGGGCCCAGACGGCGGTCCGCCAGGCC
This portion of the Micromonospora zamorensis genome encodes:
- a CDS encoding ATP-binding cassette domain-containing protein codes for the protein MSATPLLELRGIDKSFGPVQVLRDVALTVHPGEVTALVGDNGAGKSTLVKCISGIHPTDAGEFLFNGEPVHIGSPRDAATLGIEVVYQDLALCDNLDIVQNMFLGRERRSGIVLDEPTMEQLAAETLAGLSIRTVTSLRQHVSSLSGGQRQTVAIAKAVLWNSKLVILDEPTAALGVAQTAQVLELVRRLADNGLAVVLISHNMNDVFAVSDRIAALYLGQMVAQVKTTDITHAQVVELITAGRSGGLGLATDPGSNGDGPQAADSISGGVR
- a CDS encoding sugar ABC transporter permease, whose amino-acid sequence is MTTTAVRKDGPAAVTPTPTVGGHVRNYLSRVRGGDVGALPAVLGLIVLCTVFAIMRPSSFLSAGNFANLFTQGAAVTLIAMGLVFVLLLGEIDLSAGFASGVCAAVLANVVTVLGYPWWVAVLAAVATGVVIGTTLGMLVAKIGIPSFVVTLAGFLAFQGVVLLLVKDGTNISVRDDVLVAIANRNLGPTLGWALTALAVVGYAAVQLLRHRNRAARGLITDPIAVVALRIAGLAVILGTAVYVLNLERSRNVLIVSLKGVPIVVPIIAVLLVIWTFVLQRTSYGRHIYAVGGNREAARRAGIGVDRIRISVFVICSSMAAIGGIVAASRANSVDPNTGGSNVLLYAVGAAVIGGTSLFGGKGRVFDAVLGGAVVAVIENGMGLMGYTAGVKYVVTGVVLLLAASVDALSRRRAAATGTR
- a CDS encoding ROK family protein, which codes for MRPGPSQDDVRRQNLGALLRHVHVHGATTRAELTTTLGLNRSTIGALTADLSAVGLVSEGAPKETGRAGRPSLVVRPESARVYAYAYSVEVDRLRAARIGLGGAVLDRRDLDRPRGLLAAEAAPLLAGAVKEMQQLVPADAICVGAGVAVCGMVRRDDGLVRLGPTTGWVDEPIGSALADELGIDVPVTVGNVADVAAFAEHARGVAAGCDNVLYLYGDVGVGAGIIAGGRRLTGHGGYGGEVGHMKVVRDGRPCECGSRGCWETEIGEHGLLRAAGRSDARGRDALLAVFDAADRGDARAQTAVRQAGDWLGFGVANLVNIFNPEMVIFGGTMRDLYLAAAAQIRSRLNSNALGACLEHVRLRTPKLGADAPLIGAAELAFERLLADPLDVG